The DNA region TTCTCCCCGGATGAGCAGCAGTGCGCAGCGGTTATCCATACTCCTTACCTCGTCCGGTGTCATCAGCTCCCGGGCCAACTGCTGGCGGCTGACGGAGTCGGACCCGTTTCGCCCACGGGTGGTGCTCCTGTGCCGCACATCCAAGGTCTCCTTGCCCAGCATCTCCGAGATGTATTTGTGGGTAGACTGCTCGTTGCCGCCCAAATACAGCAGCGTGTCCGCGTTTCCCAGCAATCCCTCCCAATCGTCCTTAAACAGCGCCTTTAGCCCTGAAATATTTTGCAGCACAATGGTGGACATGATGTTCCGGGAGCGCATGGTGCTCTGTATCTTCCCAAAGTCGCTGGGCAAAGCCACATTGCAAAACTCGTCCATCATCAGCCGCACCGGCACAGGCAGCGGTCCTTGATGAACCCTGTCCGCCTGGTAGTAAAGGGACTGAAACGCGCAGGTGTAGAGCATCCCCACCAAATAATTAAAGGTGCTGTCGCTGTCGGGGATCACGGCAAACACCGCCTGCTTCCGCTCTCCCATCCGGGAAAGTTCCATTTCGTCATGGGATGTAATGCTTCTGATTTCCGGAATGATAAAGGCCGACAGCCGTACTGCCGCGGTAATGAGGATGGACCGGGCCGTTTTGCCCGCTGCCTGCTGAAAAATATGGTATTCCCGCACGGCGATGTGGTCCGGCTCCTCGTCCTCCAGCGCCTCAAACAGCAGGTCCAGCGGGGAACGGTACGCCTCGTCCTCCTCGCTGGCCCCGCCGTTCTCCAGCATATACAGCACCGTTTCAAGATTCTGCTCCTCCGGGGGCGCTTCGTACAGCAGATACAGCATCAGCGCCGTGTCCAGGGCCACCTCTGCCCGCTCCCAAAACGGATCACTCTGCTGGGCGTTCTTTGGCGTGGTGTTTTGAATAAGGTTATTCACCAGCTTCATCACATCCTTGGCATCCCGGATATAAGCAAAGGGGTTAAAAGCGTCCGAGTGTCGGGGGTCAATGAGGTCAAACACCCGCAGCACATACCCCTCCTCCAGCAGCAGCGGCGCCAGGTCCCGAAGCATTTCGCCTTTTGGGTCCGTCACCAGGAAGCTGCCGTTTACCTGCATGATATTGGGCTTGCAGAAATACCTCGTCTTACCGGCACCGCTGCCGCCCACGATGATTTGCAGCAAATTCCGCCCGTGTTGCCGCCCGTTGAGACTCATAGCCACATGGCGGGTCAGCAGGGTGTTATTGGCCGGGTCTTTATCCGCGTATTTCCCATTGAGCTGCCGCGCACTGCCCCACCGGGCGGAGCCGTATTCCTCCCCCGGCCTGCGGTTTTCCCTGCCGGAGTAATACAAGACCACCACGCCCCCATAGAGCATAAGAAACACCAATACAAAGCGCGGTGTATACGCTGTCCAGCGAACCGAAAACAGATGCGCCGCCGCAGAAAGCCGT from Vescimonas fastidiosa includes:
- a CDS encoding VirD4-like conjugal transfer protein, CD1115 family, whose amino-acid sequence is MRSKSVPPVVWAALAVPVLWTAVLAAGVYESGMNLFQLLERLSAAAHLFSVRWTAYTPRFVLVFLMLYGGVVVLYYSGRENRRPGEEYGSARWGSARQLNGKYADKDPANNTLLTRHVAMSLNGRQHGRNLLQIIVGGSGAGKTRYFCKPNIMQVNGSFLVTDPKGEMLRDLAPLLLEEGYVLRVFDLIDPRHSDAFNPFAYIRDAKDVMKLVNNLIQNTTPKNAQQSDPFWERAEVALDTALMLYLLYEAPPEEQNLETVLYMLENGGASEEDEAYRSPLDLLFEALEDEEPDHIAVREYHIFQQAAGKTARSILITAAVRLSAFIIPEIRSITSHDEMELSRMGERKQAVFAVIPDSDSTFNYLVGMLYTCAFQSLYYQADRVHQGPLPVPVRLMMDEFCNVALPSDFGKIQSTMRSRNIMSTIVLQNISGLKALFKDDWEGLLGNADTLLYLGGNEQSTHKYISEMLGKETLDVRHRSTTRGRNGSDSVSRQQLARELMTPDEVRSMDNRCALLLIRGEKPVMDEKYDLLRHPNLRRTADGGAAPYVHKAADYACGDMRGAFVSLEELILLEGFTE